CAATTCATGCTGGGTATTGGTGCACTGATCGCTTCCTGGAGTGGTTGGGGTACATACATGCACTACACCGACGACCGACAATGGCGAATCCCTCTCGGAATCCAGTGCGTCCCCGCGCTCATCCTCGGTTCTCTCATCTTTATCTTCCCCGAGTCTCCTCGTTGGCTTATGGACAAGGGTATGCAGGAAAAGGCTCTGCACACCCTGGCTCGTCTGCACTCCAATGGCAACGTCGATGACCCCTGGGTTCGTGCGGAGATCGAGCAGATTCAGGAAAGTATCGCCGACGAGCATGCCAACGAGGCCAAATCCTACATGGAGCTGTTCCGAAACATGTCTTGCTTCCGTCGTCTTTTGATCGCTTGCGGTCTTCAGGCCTCTATTCAGATGACTGGTGTTTCGGCTATTCAGTACTACTCTGTTGCTATCTACGAGCAAGCTGGAATTAACGCTGCCGATGCCCTCAAGTACCAAGCCATCAACTCTATCATTGCGCTTATCGCACAGGCCCTTTGCATCGCATTCATTGATCGATTCGGCCGTCGATGGACTCTGATTTGGGGTAACCTCTTCAACTGCTTGACCTTTATCATCGCCACCATCATGCTGGTTGTATATCCTCCTGGTTCCGGTAGCGCTGCTCAAGGTTGGGgtttcatcatcgtcacttgGGCGTACAACTTCTCATTCTCGGCTACTTGCGGACCTCTCTCTTGGATCATCCCTGCCGAGATTTTCGACACTCGAACTCGTGCCAAGGGTGTCAGTCTCGCTACCATGACCTCTTTCGCTTTCAACACTATGATCGGACAGGTCACCGGTATTGCCATGAGGGCTGTTGGTTGGAAGTACTACCTTGTTTTCGTCATTTGCAACTTCACCAATGCTCTTTGCGTCTGGGCTTTTGTTCCCGAGACAAAGCAGATCCCTCTGGAGGAGATGAACTATCTTTTCACCAACGCGCCTTGGTTCATTCCTTTCGTCAACAAGAGCCAGTACACTGCCGATTACCAGGCCGACTTGGCACGTAGGGCTGAGAGAATTGACGAGAAGCTGGCTGCTGAGCATGAGACCGGCGAGCATGTCTCAAAGATCTAGAGAGAATACACTGAGCCAGGTAAACTACCAATTGTAACTATATGGATCTAGTATAGTGAATGAATTCTTAATGTGTTGTTCTAATTGGTTTTAGAGTTGCACTTGGAACTGACGTGATAAAATATCGTAATACTAGTTTTGGGAATAAGCATTTGCAATAAAATACCTGTATAAAATGTCTGTTTTAAACAAAATGTATTGAAATAGTGATCAAAATGTATTGAAATAGTGATGGTGGGCATCGCAGATGAGACACTCCAGGGTCAACGGTCTGACTGGGCGGACTCACACTCACAAGCCATGAGTGAAAAGAAAATACATGAATCGCCAAACTTATTGTTATTCCCCCATTAAAAACCCATCATCTTCCTAATATCACTCCGAAATTGTTCAATAAACTCCCGACTGTAAAGACATGGTGTAATAAGATCACCTCTGTGAATAAATTTGTACATCTCGGAACGTTCTTCGCGAGAATGTGTATACTTGTCCAACATGTCGTTTAATCGATTCCAAATGTAAACCCCGTACATGTGTCTATTTGAAAGACGGCTCGGGTCATCATCCCATTCCCCAACGAATGACATAAAGCTTTGAACACGATGACGGATATGGCGATAGAGCCTATCGATCGATTCCAAAGTAGTACTGTGGTTTGGCTCATTAGGGAATGTCAATCTTCGAGATTGCCAAAGCTGAACGTGTCTCTCGACTGCCGGAGTAATGCATGGTGTATCAGGTTCGCGAGGAGGGAATAGAATAAGCCCGAGTGCGTGTTGCATCAG
This Fusarium poae strain DAOMC 252244 chromosome 3, whole genome shotgun sequence DNA region includes the following protein-coding sequences:
- a CDS encoding hypothetical protein (TransMembrane:11 (n8-21c29/30o53-72i79-98o104-126i138-158o170-191i260-281o301-318i325-347o359-384i396-418o424-445i)), which codes for MKPKVYQFLVGVFASFGSLLFGYDLGVIAQVIASQSYQKTFNTDDGSPETGAVVALFTGGAFFGAGFASPTAEYLGRRWTITIGSIIFLLGGALQTGAPQISYLMAGRFLAGLGVGFLTMIIPLYQAEIAHPSIRGRVTALQQFMLGIGALIASWSGWGTYMHYTDDRQWRIPLGIQCVPALILGSLIFIFPESPRWLMDKGMQEKALHTLARLHSNGNVDDPWVRAEIEQIQESIADEHANEAKSYMELFRNMSCFRRLLIACGLQASIQMTGVSAIQYYSVAIYEQAGINAADALKYQAINSIIALIAQALCIAFIDRFGRRWTLIWGNLFNCLTFIIATIMLVVYPPGSGSAAQGWGFIIVTWAYNFSFSATCGPLSWIIPAEIFDTRTRAKGVSLATMTSFAFNTMIGQVTGIAMRAVGWKYYLVFVICNFTNALCVWAFVPETKQIPLEEMNYLFTNAPWFIPFVNKSQYTADYQADLARRAERIDEKLAAEHETGEHVSKI